Genomic segment of Acinetobacter larvae:
GTAGTCATTCAGCGGATGCTTATACGGAATGTTATAACGCCCATCGATTGCTTGACGAATTTTAGACAATTCTAAGTTGGCATCGAAAGAATGACCATAATGGTTGACAATGGCACGGCGGTATTGACCACGAAAACGCACACTGGTATCGGTACCATAACCCAAACCCGTTTCTAAGCTATTGAGTTTATCGGCATTTAAGGTCACGATCACAGGAATACGGCGTTGCTCACGTGCCAAATCTTTGAGTCGGTCATTCTCAATTTCTTCTTGTTTTTTGCCTATAGAATCACTATGACTTTGCCGCAGCATATCTTCATTACTGGTCCCGGCAAACTGATTTTCATCAACCTTTTGCTGCCGTGCTTCAACCGGAACATCTGCTGTTGCAAGTGCTGCTTTCGTCTGCTCAGTCTTATCGGCAAAAGCTGATTTTTCAATTTTTTGCTGATCAACCAATGCTTGTAAATCATCGGGTAGCTCTAGCGCTTTCAGCAATGGGTCGGGTTTAACCGCATTGACCAAAGTATAATTAAAATAACGGGTATTGGTTAGGTTATTGGCTAAGGTATTGACACGCCAAGAGGTATAATCATCGCCTTCTTGCCATGGTGCCAGTGTTTTTAAAACCTCAAGGTCAATTGGCAGGGGTTTAGATGGATCACTCATCCGGAACTCCACTTCACCCATGGTATAACGCGCACCCGTGTCATAACGCAAATTGATATCTGCCGTATCATCTGGCAGCTTGACTTTCACATCATGTAAACGCCAATAGGCATCAAAGAAACCGTTATTATTGGCTGCTTCTACAATGCGGCTCTTGGTATTTTCATATTTGCCTTGGTTTAAAATGTCGCCCTCACTCAAATCAGGCAAGAAACGAATAACTTGAAACTGCGCTAAGTTTTGCCCATCCCCACTAAACTCAATATTTTGTGCAGCAACACGTACCGGATCACCCGGTTTAACACGCACTAAAAGCCGATTACTATCAAGTTTAAAAAACTTAAACTCCGCATCATAATAACCTACTGCTTGCGCAGCCTGTTTAGACATATCCCGAATTTGAGGAATGGCTGAGTTATAGTCCGAATACGCTTCTACCGTAAAGGTCGACAATTTGGCTTTGATATTATTCGACAAATCACTCGGTGCACCATTGACAGCCACACTAATCTTTGGAATCACAGGGATATTGTCATTTTTGGGGCGAATTTTCGCCAGCGTCCGTTGCAACCAATTACCTTTTTCTGCTTCAGTCTCGGGATCTTGCCAAGTCGGATCTAATATAATCTCACCTTTTTCTGGCGCACTGACCAAAATCTCACGATCTGCTTGAATACTCTCTACCAACTGCTCAACATCAATCGGTGCCTGTGCCAGTTCTTGAATTTGTTGTTGGCTAATATCTGCAACAGGCTGATCAGGTTGTGCGCTGGCACCTTGACGAAAGGCATTGGCTTGTTTTTTTGCTTCTTCTGCTGTTGCATAGATTTCATTCGCCATGGCTTGATCGACCGGCATGATCGGCATGTTTTCTAGCGCCTCAAACTCGATGGGCTGGAAAATTTCTTGTAATTGTTCTGGATGTTGCACTTGCTGTTGTAATAATAGTGCACTATCTACTGCTTCTGGCGACACACCAGCTTGAGCCTGTTGTTGGGCTGAGGTCAAAGCGGCTTGTGCCTCAGCCGTTAAATCAGCATCATCGGCAGGTGCTGCAGCAACAGCGTCTGCCGTATTGGGCGGTGTCTTTTGCCTATCTGTTGCGGCGCCTTGTGCCGACTGTGCTGGGCTTTGCGCGGTGGGCGCCACTGTAGATATGCTCTGGCTATTATGCTCAACGCTTGCTTTTTCAGATGCTGACGTGACCGCACTGGGCTGAGCAGAACGCGGCTGTTCAGCATATAAGGCGGGTGATACCCACAAACTCAGCATAAAACTACAGCACCAGCCTTTCTGTATCACATGGCTGCTGCATAAATGCTGCATTGCAGTGTTGAGCGTGGTCTTTTTAAATAATTTAATGGCTGACATTGCAA
This window contains:
- a CDS encoding autotransporter assembly complex protein TamA; protein product: MSAIKLFKKTTLNTAMQHLCSSHVIQKGWCCSFMLSLWVSPALYAEQPRSAQPSAVTSASEKASVEHNSQSISTVAPTAQSPAQSAQGAATDRQKTPPNTADAVAAAPADDADLTAEAQAALTSAQQQAQAGVSPEAVDSALLLQQQVQHPEQLQEIFQPIEFEALENMPIMPVDQAMANEIYATAEEAKKQANAFRQGASAQPDQPVADISQQQIQELAQAPIDVEQLVESIQADREILVSAPEKGEIILDPTWQDPETEAEKGNWLQRTLAKIRPKNDNIPVIPKISVAVNGAPSDLSNNIKAKLSTFTVEAYSDYNSAIPQIRDMSKQAAQAVGYYDAEFKFFKLDSNRLLVRVKPGDPVRVAAQNIEFSGDGQNLAQFQVIRFLPDLSEGDILNQGKYENTKSRIVEAANNNGFFDAYWRLHDVKVKLPDDTADINLRYDTGARYTMGEVEFRMSDPSKPLPIDLEVLKTLAPWQEGDDYTSWRVNTLANNLTNTRYFNYTLVNAVKPDPLLKALELPDDLQALVDQQKIEKSAFADKTEQTKAALATADVPVEARQQKVDENQFAGTSNEDMLRQSHSDSIGKKQEEIENDRLKDLAREQRRIPVIVTLNADKLNSLETGLGYGTDTSVRFRGQYRRAIVNHYGHSFDANLELSKIRQAIDGRYNIPYKHPLNDYFSLVGGYEREERDGVGPDMNLVIESGVAGADRIIKNARSDWQLVYGVRYRLDRITQNGVVDSSKIPDAFLVPGAQSEQEALLLGAEATKISSNNRLNPTRGFRQTYKLELGSQSVISDTDMAIVNATWRFIYSLGDNDNHQFVGGSNLGYIFAKDFNQVPYNLRYFAGGDQSIRGFDYKSLSPREYGYKVGGQALAVGSLEYNYQFKDGWRAAVFSDVGNAYDKDFNNKTEYSVGLGLRWRSPIGPIRIDVASGISDPDKPIRVHFFIGSQL